One window from the genome of Rhodovastum atsumiense encodes:
- a CDS encoding RuvC family protein, translating into MMVLGVDPGCEGALALLHPDGSLAQVLDMPVVSVRVGKTTRHRIAPAELADAIRSLRPDHVVLEHVTGRPTDVPTYAGELCRAAGIVEGIVAALGLPMTPVQPQAWRKAMGVSLPPGSKPAQRKEASRQRALQLWPGQSGIFSRKLDADRAEAALIARWGLLCAGLGAIARAA; encoded by the coding sequence ATGATGGTGCTGGGTGTGGATCCGGGCTGTGAGGGCGCGCTTGCTCTGCTGCATCCGGACGGATCGCTGGCGCAGGTGCTGGATATGCCCGTCGTCTCCGTCCGGGTGGGCAAGACGACGCGGCATCGGATCGCGCCGGCGGAACTGGCGGACGCTATTCGGTCCCTGCGGCCGGATCACGTGGTGCTGGAGCACGTCACCGGCCGACCTACCGATGTGCCGACCTATGCCGGCGAGCTGTGCCGGGCCGCCGGCATTGTCGAGGGCATTGTCGCGGCGCTCGGATTGCCGATGACGCCGGTGCAGCCCCAGGCGTGGCGCAAGGCCATGGGCGTAAGCCTGCCGCCTGGTTCGAAGCCGGCGCAGCGAAAGGAAGCCAGCCGGCAGCGCGCCCTTCAGCTCTGGCCGGGCCAATCCGGCATCTTCTCCCGCAAGCTGGATGCAGACCGCGCCGAGGCCGCGCTGATCGCGCGCTGGGGCCTGTTGTGCGCTGGGCTTGGCGCGATCGCGAGGGCGGCGTGA
- a CDS encoding ParB N-terminal domain-containing protein has translation MKLEIAKIRTDGGTQPRAALHRDWVEEYAQDMADGAVFPPVITFFDGTDYWLADGFHRTLAGQSLGLVEIEADVRQGTQRDAILFSLSANSSHGQRRTNEDKRRAVLRLINDPEWSKESNRWIAKIAAVDEGTVRKLRPPPPPVSAENPQIDKARTAHRGGISYTMNTSSINSNRSRPSAPPPSPPPPPPPPPPPPRPAAPVAPVQARPVSVPTPAQAPVVSPKPEPAWTPADIGAEEPDQETVAARQPQPEPVQEPDPAWTPADIAEPADEPEEVEQPTDPVPEPDPEPEPAPPPPQPVERFDWAAAEVRRKAMDAIKNLAALPAPSVVIDAWKKHTGYGEPVEMLDKAAAWLAEFIPLYREVEPVRWARIERAIAATVETKHAA, from the coding sequence ATGAAGCTGGAAATCGCCAAGATCCGAACGGACGGCGGCACCCAGCCACGCGCCGCCCTGCACCGGGACTGGGTCGAAGAGTACGCTCAGGACATGGCCGATGGCGCCGTGTTCCCGCCGGTGATCACCTTCTTCGACGGCACCGACTACTGGCTCGCCGATGGGTTCCATCGGACGCTGGCCGGTCAGTCGCTGGGTCTTGTCGAGATCGAGGCCGACGTGCGGCAGGGGACGCAGCGCGATGCCATCCTGTTCAGCCTGTCCGCCAATTCCTCGCATGGTCAACGGCGCACCAACGAAGACAAACGCCGCGCCGTGCTGCGGCTGATCAATGATCCCGAGTGGAGCAAAGAAAGCAATCGCTGGATCGCAAAGATCGCTGCCGTGGACGAGGGGACAGTCAGGAAGCTGCGTCCGCCTCCTCCACCCGTATCTGCGGAAAATCCGCAGATAGATAAAGCTCGCACGGCACATCGTGGTGGTATCTCCTACACCATGAATACGTCGAGCATTAATTCCAATCGCTCGCGTCCTTCTGCTCCGCCGCCATCCCCACCCCCACCCCCACCCCCACCCCCACCACCCCCGCGCCCGGCCGCGCCTGTGGCGCCCGTTCAGGCACGCCCGGTGTCTGTGCCCACGCCAGCCCAGGCGCCCGTCGTCTCGCCAAAGCCTGAGCCCGCGTGGACGCCCGCTGACATCGGCGCCGAGGAACCTGATCAGGAGACCGTGGCGGCACGGCAGCCGCAGCCTGAGCCTGTGCAGGAGCCGGATCCGGCCTGGACGCCGGCCGACATCGCGGAACCGGCTGACGAACCGGAAGAGGTAGAGCAACCCACCGATCCGGTGCCTGAGCCCGATCCGGAACCCGAACCTGCGCCGCCGCCGCCCCAACCGGTTGAACGGTTCGATTGGGCTGCTGCTGAGGTCCGGCGGAAGGCGATGGACGCGATCAAGAATCTCGCGGCGCTCCCCGCGCCGTCCGTCGTCATCGACGCCTGGAAGAAGCACACCGGTTACGGGGAGCCGGTCGAGATGTTGGACAAGGCCGCTGCATGGTTGGCCGAGTTCATCCCCCTGTATCGCGAGGTCGAGCCGGTTCGATGGGCGCGGATTGAACGCGCCATCGCGGCAACGGTGGAGACGAAGCATGCGGCATAA
- a CDS encoding transcriptional regulator — MRDEPLMRAIRTAGGVSALARAIGMRNPQSVSQWRRVPAGRARSVAQATSIPLHELRPDLWDPPAANDDTIIPPPGGAAAHAEAA, encoded by the coding sequence ATGAGAGATGAACCCCTCATGCGAGCGATCAGGACCGCCGGCGGCGTCAGTGCGCTCGCACGTGCGATCGGGATGCGGAACCCGCAATCCGTCTCGCAGTGGCGGCGCGTTCCGGCTGGACGCGCCCGTTCCGTCGCGCAGGCAACCAGCATTCCCCTTCATGAGCTTCGTCCTGATCTCTGGGATCCGCCTGCGGCCAACGACGACACCATCATCCCGCCGCCTGGTGGGGCGGCAGCACATGCGGAGGCGGCATGA
- a CDS encoding helix-turn-helix domain-containing protein: MALGQRISELMKARGMDQSALARTLGIKSQSVNQWIAGRTAPGRDRLPAIAGALGVSVADLIDDRGGSSEATGQVGQSHTDNPSLPDLSPELRDALRVILLHLGIKIDYTDSGTPFISGPLPGEFVKDPDELALLRFWRGLDHAQRILMTQMLEMRQDHLRARG; the protein is encoded by the coding sequence ATGGCCTTGGGGCAGAGAATTTCCGAACTGATGAAAGCGCGCGGCATGGACCAGTCGGCGCTGGCCCGCACCCTTGGCATCAAGTCGCAATCTGTGAACCAGTGGATCGCGGGAAGAACGGCCCCTGGCCGTGACCGCCTCCCCGCCATTGCTGGTGCACTTGGTGTGTCTGTGGCTGACCTGATCGATGATCGGGGCGGATCATCGGAAGCTACTGGCCAAGTAGGACAATCACATACCGATAATCCTAGTCTGCCAGATTTATCTCCAGAGTTACGGGATGCCTTGAGGGTAATCCTTTTGCATCTCGGCATCAAAATTGACTACACGGATAGCGGAACGCCTTTTATCAGCGGCCCACTGCCGGGAGAGTTTGTCAAAGATCCCGACGAACTCGCCCTCCTCAGATTTTGGCGCGGCCTCGACCACGCCCAAAGGATCCTGATGACGCAAATGCTCGAGATGCGACAGGATCACCTGCGCGCTCGTGGCTGA
- a CDS encoding Arc family DNA-binding protein, translated as MPHALKERVEAAARASGRSINAELVDRIERSFADSPAGAEAFLRQIAQALEELQSRGVSDLRLSLPDEVKPASLPRAGRRPRSSGQ; from the coding sequence ATGCCACATGCGCTCAAGGAGCGTGTCGAGGCGGCGGCGCGGGCCAGCGGCAGGTCCATCAATGCTGAGCTGGTGGACCGGATCGAACGATCCTTCGCCGATTCCCCCGCCGGGGCAGAGGCGTTCCTGCGTCAGATCGCGCAGGCCCTGGAAGAGCTGCAGAGCCGGGGCGTGTCGGATCTGCGGCTGAGCCTGCCCGACGAAGTTAAACCAGCCAGCCTGCCGCGTGCGGGGCGCCGACCTCGCTCAAGCGGTCAGTAG
- a CDS encoding HigA family addiction module antitoxin yields MTKPRIRTHPGEVLLEEFMRPLALSANALARDLAVPPNRITAIINPVAPRSITPDTALRLSRYFGTTPEFWMNLQAAHDLSKAQAESAERIAAEVQPRAA; encoded by the coding sequence ATGACAAAGCCCCGCATCCGCACGCACCCCGGCGAGGTGCTGCTTGAGGAATTTATGCGCCCGCTCGCGCTCAGCGCGAACGCCCTGGCGCGTGACCTGGCTGTGCCGCCCAATCGCATCACGGCGATCATCAATCCCGTCGCACCGCGCTCCATCACGCCCGACACGGCGCTGCGCCTGAGCCGGTATTTCGGGACGACACCCGAGTTCTGGATGAACCTGCAGGCGGCGCACGACCTGTCCAAGGCCCAGGCCGAGAGCGCCGAGCGGATCGCGGCCGAGGTGCAGCCTCGGGCGGCGTGA
- a CDS encoding type II toxin-antitoxin system RelE/ParE family toxin, producing the protein MPIRSFRDDDTRELHLIGRNRRWAAIAKVAVRKLDMLDAAAALNDLRVPPANRLEALKGDRAGGHSIRINDQFRICFRWTDAGPEDVEIVDYH; encoded by the coding sequence ATGCCGATCCGCTCCTTTCGCGATGACGACACCCGCGAGCTGCACCTGATCGGGCGCAACAGGCGCTGGGCCGCCATCGCCAAAGTTGCGGTCCGAAAGCTCGACATGCTCGATGCCGCGGCGGCGCTGAACGATCTGCGGGTGCCACCCGCCAATCGCCTGGAAGCGCTGAAGGGCGACCGGGCGGGGGGGCACAGCATCCGGATCAACGACCAGTTCCGGATCTGCTTTCGCTGGACCGACGCCGGCCCGGAGGATGTCGAGATCGTGGATTACCACTGA